A single region of the Sorghum bicolor cultivar BTx623 chromosome 9, Sorghum_bicolor_NCBIv3, whole genome shotgun sequence genome encodes:
- the LOC8076952 gene encoding probable carboxylesterase 15 encodes MAPPANAQEQPQPQVQLVGGRKVVDEVSGWLRVLDDGSVDRTWTGPPEALPLMEPVAPYAVPRDGHTLHDLPGEPNLRVYLPEAKGETAGARLPVILQLHGGGFCISHPSWLMYHHFYARLACAVPAVVVAVELPLAPERRLPAHIDTGVAALRRLRSIALSAEDGALDDPAAAALLREAADVSRVFLIGDSSGGNLVHLVAARVGQELADTGNNWAPLRVAGGIPIHPGFVRATRSRSELETKAESVFFTLDMLDKFLALALPEGATKDHPFTCPMGPQAPPLESVPLPPMLVSVAENDLIRDTNLEYCNALRAAGKEVEVLINHGMSHSFYLNKYAVDMDPTTGERAQELIDAIRSFISRH; translated from the coding sequence ATGGCTCCCCCTGCCAATGCCCAGgagcagccgcagccgcaggtGCAGCTGGTGGGTGGCCGCAAGGTGGTGGACGAGGTTTCCGGCTGGCTGCGCGTGCTGGACGACGGCAGCGTCGACCGCACCTGGACCGGGCCACCGGAGGCCCTCCCGCTGATGGAGCCGGTGGCGCCGTACGCGGTGCCGCGAGACGGGCACACGCTCCACGACCTGCCCGGAGAGCCGAACCTGCGCGTGTACCTCCCCGAGGCGAAGGGGGAGACCGCCGGCGCGCGCCTGCCCGTCATCCTGCAGCTCCACGGCGGCGGCTTCTGCATCTCCCACCCGTCGTGGCTCATGTACCACCACTTCTACGCGCGCCTCGCGTGCGCCGTCCCCGCCGTGGTGGTCGCCGTCGAGCTCCCGCTCGCGCCCGAGCGCCGCCTCCCCGCGCACATCGACACGGGCGTCGCCGCGCTCCGCAGGCTCCGCTCCATCGCGCTGTCGGCCGAGGACGGCGCCCTCGATGAcccggcggcggccgcgctcCTCCGTGAGGCCGCCGACGTGTCCCGGGTGTTCCTCATCGGGGACAGCTCGGGTGGCAACCTCGTCCACCTCGTCGCCGCCCGCGTGGGCCAGGAATTAGCAGACACGGGCAATAATTGGGCTCCACTCCGCGTCGCCGGCGGCATCCCGATCCACCCGGGGTTCGTGCGCGCCACGAGGAGCAGGTCGGAGCTGGAGACGAAGGCGGAGTCGGTGTTCTTCACGCTGGACATGCTGGACAAGTTCCTCGCCCTCGCGCTGCCGGAGGGCGCGACCAAGGACCACCCCTTCACCTGCCCGATGGGTCCgcaggcgccgccgctggagtcCGTGCCGCTGCCGCCGATGCTTGTGTCCGTGGCCGAGAACGACCTCATCCGCGACACTAACCTCGAGTACTGCAACGCGCTGCGCGCCGCCGGCAAGGAGGTGGAGGTGCTGATCAACCACGGCATGAGCCACTCCTTCTACCTCAACAAGTACGCCGTCGACATGGATCCCACCACTGGGGAACGAGCCCAAGAGCTCATCGACGCCATCAGGAGCTTCATCTCGCGCCACTGA
- the LOC8076953 gene encoding protein NRT1/ PTR FAMILY 3.1, with product MPCSACEHHTHQSLAITSSESSLHPAMATTTAVGRNGEGEQKRREKGGFKTMPFILGNDICDRFATAGFGANLITYLTKQLHLPLVEASNLLTNFGGTSSLTTILGALAADSFAGRFWTIVAGSVFYQLGMLGLVVSALLPWLRPSPCSAPPGGPECHRASGLQLAVLYLSLLCTAFGSGGLRPCVVMFGTDQFDHETSEKQVTAEAAEAVAERKRRYFNLYFFTMGVAALLALTVVVYIQDNVGWGWGFGIPAIAMFVSIVVFVIGYPLYVQVKPGGSPFTRLAQVAAAAFKKRNAAVPEDTGMLYQDKELDVLISTNGRLLHTNQLTFLDRAAIVTPGDISASGQPDLWRLSTVHRVEELKSIVRMLPIWSAGIMLSTIESHNGTFIIVQAGSMDRHITRHFEIPPATMSIFGTAVFLVSLALYDRAFVPLARRVTGLQSGITYFQRMGVGLAIHILGVATAALVETKRRHAAADHGLLDNPTAVIPLSVFWLVPQFAVHGVAGAFSSVGHMEFLYDQAPESMRSTAAALFWLAGAFGNYLGTVLVTVVQRTTRARGNDWLQDNINRGRIDNYYWLVTCLMVLNLGYFLICFRFYTMKPLEMADEQDDHDGECELSTLQKNDTGAGGVV from the exons ATGCCCTGCTCTGCTTGTGAGCACCACACGCATCAATCACTGGCCATAACAAGCAGCGAGAGCTCCCTGCATCCAGCCATGGCAACCACGACGGCGGTTGGTAGGAATGGAGAAGGAGAGCAGAAGAGGAGGGAGAAAGGAGGCTTCAAGACCATGCCATTCATACTTG GGAACGACATCTGCGACCGGTTCGCCACGGCCGGCTTCGGCGCCAACCTGATCACGTACCTGACGAAGCAGCTGCACCTGCCGCTGGTGGAGGCGTCCAACCTCCTCACAAACTTCGGCGGCACCTCCAGCCTCACAACCATCCTCGGCGCGCTCGCCGCCGACTCCTTCGCGGGCCGATTCTGGACCATCGTCGCCGGCTCCGTCTTCTACCAGCTCGGCATGCTCGGCCTCGTCGTGTCCGCGCTCCTCCCTTGGCTACGCCCCTCGCCGTGCTCCGCTCCTCCCGGCGGCCCCGAATGCCACCGCGCCTCCGGGTTGCAGCTCGCCGTGCTGTACCTCTCCCTGCTGTGCACCGCCTTCGGCTCCGGCGGTCTCCGGCCCTGCGTCGTGATGTTCGGCACCGACCAGTTCGACCACGAGACTAGTGAGAAGCAGGTCACCGCCGAGGCGGCCGAGGCGGTGGCGGAGCGGAAGCGTCGCTACTTCAACCTCTACTTCTTCACGATGGGGGTAGCGGCGCTGCTGGCGCTGACGGTGGTGGTGTACATCCAGGACAAcgtggggtgggggtgggggttcGGGATCCCGGCCATCGCCATGTTCGTCTCCATCGTGGTGTTCGTGATCGGGTACCCGCTGTACGTCCAGGTCAAGCCGGGGGGCTCCCCGTTCACGCGGCTCGCGCAGGTGGCCGCCGCCGCGTTCAAGAAGCGCAACGCCGCCGTACCGGAGGACACGGGCATGCTGTACCAGGACAAGGAGCTCGACGTCCTTATCTCCACCAACGGCAGGCTGCTGCACACCAACCAGCTCAC GTTCTTGGACCGGGCAGCTATAGTAACGCCGGGCGACATCTCCGCTTCCGGGCAGCCGGATCTGTGGCGTCTGTCGACGGTGCACCGCGTGGAGGAGCTCAAGTCCATCGTCCGCATGCTCCCAATCTGGTCAGCCGGCATCATGCTTTCCACCATTGAATCGCACAACGGCACCTTCATCATCGTCCAGGCAGGCAGCATGGACCGGCACATCACCCGGCACTTCGAGATACCACCAGCGACCATGTCGATCTTCGGGACTGCGGTCTTCCTCGTCAGCTTGGCGCTCTACGACCGCGCGTTCGTGCCCCTGGCACGCCGCGTGACGGGCCTGCAGTCCGGGATCACCTACTTCCAGCGCATGGGCGTCGGGCTCGCCATCCACATCCTCGGCGTCGCCACGGCCGCGCTCGTGGAGACCAAGCGCCGCCACGCCGCGGCCGACCACGGGCTCCTGGACAATCCTACCGCCGTCATCCCGCTCAGCGTGTTCTGGCTGGTGCCGCAGTTCGCCGTCCACGGCGTCGCCGGCGCCTTCTCGTCAGTGGGGCACATGGAGTTCCTGTACGACCAAGCGCCCGAGAGCATGCGCAGTACCGCCGCCGCGCTCTTCTGGCTCGCCGGCGCCTTCGGGAACTACCTGGGTACCGTGCTGGTGACGGTGGTGCAGCGCACCACGCGCGCCCGCGGCAACGACTGGCTCCAGGACAACATCAACCGTGGCAGGATCGACAACTACTACTGGCTCGTCACCTGCCTCATGGTGCTTAACCTTGGCTACTTCCTTATCTGCTTCCGTTTCTACACCATGAAGCCACTGGAGATGGCAGACGAACAAGACGATCATGACGGAGAATGTGAGCTCTCCACTCTACAGAAAAATGATACCGGTGCTGGAGGTGTGGTGTAA